From the Candidatus Leptovillus gracilis genome, the window CACATCCATCATCTGGCCGACAATCGCCCGGTAAGGCAGCCGCTCTTCCCCGGCAATGGCAATGGTTTTGTCGTTGAGATCGGGCCGGTCCAGGGCCAGGACCAGGCAGCGGGCCACATCTTCCACCCAGATAGGCTGGAGCCACAGCCGGCCGCCGCCAGGCAGCCAGACCAGGGGCCAACTCCACAAAACCAGGCTGGCAATCATCTCGAAATGGCGGTCGCCGGGGCCATAGGCGGTGGCTGAGCGGAGGATGGTGTAGTTGAGGCCGCTTTTTCTGACCATGCGCTCGACGGTATCTTTGGTTCCCAGCAGGGGGTGAAGGGAGTTGGGCACAGCGCCGAGGCGGCTGAGGTAGATAAAACGCTGCACGTCGGCGCGGCGGCAGCGGTCTAACAGGCGTTCGGTTCCGTCTATGTCTACCTGCTGCAGCAGGCGCGCCCGGCCGCGCCCTTCGGCGCTGGCCAGGTGGATGACGGTGTGGATGCCTTCGAGTTCGGCGCGCAGGGCCAGGGCGTCGGTGATACGGCCGTGATACGGCCGCGCGTCGCAGCCGCACCGTTCTAGTCTGTTCATAACGGAACGGCCGATAAAGCCGGTAGCGCCGGTAACGAGGATTTGCATAGGGATATTGTAGCGGGTTGGGCGGGTGGCGGGTAGCGGGTGGCGGGTTATAATCGGCGGCGTAATGAAGGACATTGGAGAGATTCATGATTGAAGATGGCGTGGGGTCTGAAGAATGGCCGCTGCGCGTTTGCTTTTTTGGCACGTACCGGGCCAATTACGTGCGCAATCAGGTGATGATTGAGGGCTTGCGGCGGCAGGGCGTGACGGTGTTTGAATGCCACA encodes:
- a CDS encoding NAD-dependent epimerase/dehydratase family protein, with the translated sequence MSFITPPIITRHPLPATRPTRYNIPMQILVTGATGFIGRSVMNRLERCGCDARPYHGRITDALALRAELEGIHTVIHLASAEGRGRARLLQQVDIDGTERLLDRCRRADVQRFIYLSRLGAVPNSLHPLLGTKDTVERMVRKSGLNYTILRSATAYGPGDRHFEMIASLVLWSWPLVWLPGGGRLWLQPIWVEDVARCLVLALDRPDLNDKTIAIAGEERLPYRAIVGQMMDVLEIRRIPLPVPLILLRPITRFLFSWWYWPPVSNFFVDRFFVPEVADFDSVLRQFGYRPASLAENLNYLGRPGLRWRIFRR